In one Diabrotica virgifera virgifera chromosome 7, PGI_DIABVI_V3a genomic region, the following are encoded:
- the LOC126888447 gene encoding uncharacterized protein LOC126888447 isoform X20 has protein sequence MKLKILISSFLLVGISQAALLGRQGILAQTANKLGLGNIISVNADAEANLLGNKVGVDGAVGIGGQGIGAHLSGDADVLGQKVNVHGDVLDGHAIDQHNHEVFRDNRGRQYTLQRQYIGSNSVLVRKYLDNGQIYVDGADQDNVLQHSQSGRVVISGNSGSNGGYMQQGGLLINRVPNINVIATSRDRDATVRIPLTGHLPNGIVELDPGFSGPWGNMKLDPGFAGPWRNMLLNIKRVSPLEWQEWLLEQKQRNRNLDLTLIEQWINQQHLLLKVDTAVIEGWIMQQQKSNPNFLYNWIINHQVPNLLGNMRLPGYIPDMRTWDGKMRLPTEQKVTPQVWQQWVIQQKQTNNVDLSAIENWIQQQQKTLNLNADSLEGWIMQQQQSNPSFLYNWTVKKQVPNLSVDFGKNILDQLKNGADKTVEVVNGVLRLPTSTNTDSVIPVDENGNIVLGGRPRDSSVVLDFGKNVLDQVKNGDDKTVEVINDVLTRPTSRDRDASVVLGGNDRPVLVDRPTFDLPTSRDRDATVVIGGNDRPILDLPTSRDRDATVVIGGNDRPLLDRPTSRDRDATVVLGGNERPVVLDRPTFDLPTSRDRDATVVIGGNDRPLLDRPTSRDRDATVVLGGNDRPVVLDRPTFDLPTSRDRDATVVVGGNDRPLLDLPTSRDRDATVVARGNDRPVVLERPTFDLPTSRDRDATVVIGGNDRPLLDRPTSRDRDATVVLGGNDRPVVLDRPTFDLPTSRDRDATVVVGGNDRPLLDLPTSRDRDATVVIGGNDRPLLDRPTSRDRDATVVLGGNDRPVVLDRPTFDLPTSRDRDATVVVGGNDRPLLDLPTSRDRDATVVIGGNDRPLLDRPTSRDRDATVVLGGNDRPVLDRPTSRDRDATVVLGGNDRPVLDRPTSRDRDATVVLGGNDRPVVLDRPTFDLPTSRDRDATVVIGGNDRPLLDRPTSRDRDATVVLGGNDRPVLDRPTSRDRDATVVLGGNDRPVVLDRPTFDLPTSRDRDATVVVGGNDRPLLDLPTSRDRDATVVLGGNDTPVLDRPTSRDRDATVVLGGNDRPVVLDRPTFDLPTSRDRDATVVIGGNDRPLLDLPTSRDRDATVVLGGNDRPVVLDRPTFDLPTSRDRDATVVISGNDRPLFERPTSRDRDASVVLDLGKNVLNNIKNGADKTVQVVDNVLNHATSRDRDSSVVIELPVSKDRDSSVILNGRTLPTTNIEIDPGFAGPLRNILSIKKVQPVDWQKWLIQQKQKNNIDITVIENWINNQHEVLKLDQSIIEAWIMQQQNSNPSFLYNWMIRKQIPNMLNENGPMVESPLNGKGPMMEPTGKLNVEKATPEVWQRWVIQQKQQNNVDLNVIENWINQQHQVLKQDVGDLEGWIIQQQRMNPSFLYNWIIRKEVPQISSQWFVQSKEVEEPEVSQLYVNGQMVESVEPSVWQQWLIAQKQKYNIDISVIENWINQQHQQMKLDVGYLEGWIMQQQNANANFLVNWIIKRQVPSFSYQWKMVRMVSQPQNSGTFHVWINNRSVEKVSPEVWKQWVSEQQRNGMDMSLVERNINQWHESLKVDLAYLEAWVMQEQQADSKFLYRWTVERKIPAISYKWKMESQRVQPVVTSSSSHTYTWKVQKQTQQ, from the exons aGACAACAGAGGCCGTCAATACACCCTTCAACGTCAGTACATCGGTTCCAACTCCGTCTTGGTCAGAAAATACTTGGACAATGGACAAATTTACGTCGATGGTGCAGACCAAGATAATGTATTGCAACATTCTCAGTCCGGTAGGGTTGTAATTAGCGGAAACAGTGGCTCCAATGGTGGATATATGCAACAAGGAGGACTCCTTATTAATCGAGTACCAAATATAAATGTTATTGCTACATCTAGAGATAGGGACGCAACAGTTCGTATACCACTTACAGGTCATTTACCAAATGGTATTGTAGAACTAGATCCCGGTTTCTCTGGACCATGGGGAAATATGAAACTAGATCCCGGTTTCGCAGGTCCATGGAGAAATATGCTTTTGAATATTAAGAGAGTATCACCTCTAGAGTGGCAAGAATGGCTGCTTGAACAAAAACAAAGGAACAGAAACCTTGATTTAACTCTTATTGAACAATGGATTAATCAACAACATTTATTATTGAAGGTAGACACTGCAGTTATAGAAGGATGGATCATGCAGCAACAAAAATCTAACCCTAACTTCTTGTATAACTGGATCATTAATCACCAGGTTCCTAATCTTTTAGGCAACATGAGGCTGCCAGGTTATATTCCAGACATGAGAACTTGGGACGGAAAAATGAGACTACCAACAGAGCAAAAAGTAACACCACAAGTTTGGCAACAGTGGGTAATTCAGCAAAAGCAAACGAACAACGTTGATTTATCTGCTATCGAAAACTGGATCCAGCAGCAACAAAAGACATTGAATCTGAATGCTGACTCTTTGGAGGGTTGGATTATGCAGCAACAACAGTCAAATCCTAGCTTTTTATACAACTGGACAGTCAAGAAACAGGTTCCTAACCTATCAGTTGACTTTGGTAAAAATATTCTAGATCAGCTTAAGAATGGCGCTGATAAGACAGTTGAAGTTGTTAATGGTGTTTTGAGACTTCCAACATCCACAAATACAGACTCAGTTATTCCAGTTGATGAGAATGGTAACATTGTTCTAGGCGGCCGTCCAAGAGACAGTTCTGTAGTGCTCGATTTTGGTAAAAATGTCTTAGATCAAGTAAAGAATGGTGATGATAAAACCGTCGAAGTTATCAACGATGTTTTAACACGCCCAACATCCAGAGATAGAGACGCATCTGTAGTCCTTGGAGGTAATGACCGACCTGTTCTTGTTGACCGTCCAACATTTGACCTTCCAACATCCAGAGACAGAGATGCAACTGTTGTTATTGGAGGTAATGACAGACCTATTCTTGATCTCCCAACTTCCAGAGACAGAGACGCAACTGTTGTTATTGGAGGTAATGACAGACCACTTCTTGACCGTCCAACATCCAGAGATAGAGATGCAACTGTAGTCCTAGGAGGTAATGAAAGACCTGTTGTTCTTGACCGTCCAACATTTGACCTCCCAACGTCAAGAGACAGAGATGCAACCGTAGTTATTGGAGGTAATGACAGACCTCTTCTTGACCGTCCAACATCCAGAGATAGAGATGCAACTGTAGTCCTAGGAGGTAATGACAGACCTGTTGTTCTTGACCGTCCAACATTTGACCTCCCAACGTCAAGAGACAGAGATGCAACCGTAGTTGTCGGAGGTAATGACAGACCTCTTCTTGACCTTCCAACATCCAGAGACAGAGATGCAACCGTAGTTGCCAGAGGTAATGACAGACCTGTTGTTCTTGAACGTCCAACATTTGACCTCCCAACGTCAAGAGACAGAGATGCAACCGTAGTTATTGGAG GTAATGATAGACCCCTTCTTGACCGTCCAACATCCAGAGATAGAGACGCAACTGTAGTCCTTGGAGGTAATGACAGAC CTGTTGTTCTTGACCGTCCAACATTTGACCTCCCAACATCCAGAGACAGAGATGCAACCGTAGTTGTCGGAGGCAATGACAGACCTCTTCTTGATCTTCCAACATCCAGAGATAGAGATGCAACTGTAGTTATTGGAGGTAATGACAGACCTCTTCTTGACCGTCCAACATCCAGAGATAGAGATGCAACTGTAGTCCTAGGAGGTAATGACAGACCTGTTGTTCTTGACCGTCCAACATTTGACCTCCCAACGTCAAGAGACAGAGATGCAACCGTAGTTGTCGGAGGTAATGACAGACCTCTTCTTGACCTTCCAACATCCAGAGATAGAGACGCAACCGTTGTCATTGGAGGTAATGATAGACCCCTTCTTGACCGTCCAACATCCAGAGATAGAGACGCAACTGTAGTCCTTGGAGGTAATGACAGACCTGTTCTTGACCGTCCAACATCCAGAGATAGAGATGCAACTGTAGTCCTTGGAGGTAATGACAGAC CTGTTCTTGACCGTCCAACATCCAGAGATAGAGATGCAACTGTAGTCCTTGGAGGTAATGACAGACCTGTTGTTCTTGACCGTCCAACATTTGAC CTTCCAACATCCAGAGATAGAGACGCAACCGTTGTCATTGGAGGTAATGATAGACCCCTTCTTGACCGTCCAACATCCAGAGATAGAGACGCAACTGTAGTCCTTGGAGGTAATGACAGACCTGTTCTTGACCGTCCAACATCCAGAGATAGAGATGCAACTGTAGTCCTTGGAGGTAATGACAGACCTGTTGTTCTTGACCGTCCAACATTTGACCTCCCAACATCCAGAGACAGAGATGCAACCGTAGTTGTCGGAGGCAATGACAGACCTCTTCTTGATCTTCCAACATCCAGAGATAGAGACGCAACTGTAGTCCTTGGAGGTAATGACACACCTGTTCTTGACCGTCCAACATCCAGAGATAGAGATGCAACTGTAGTCCTTGGAGGTAATGACAGACCTGTTGTTCTTGACCGTCCAACATTTGACCTCCCAACATCCAGAGACAGAGATGCAACTGTTGTTATTGGAGGTAATGATAGACCTCTTCTTGATCTTCCAACATCCAGAGATAGAGATGCAACTGTAGTCCTTGGAGGTAATGACAGACCTGTTGTTCTTGACCGTCCAACATTTGACCTACCAACATCCAGAGATAGAGACGCAACTGTTGTAATTAGTGGTAATGACAGACCTCTTTTTGAGCGCCCCACATCCAGAGATAGAGATGCTTCTGTTGTCCTAGATTTAggtaaaaatgttttaaataacattaaaaatggTGCTGACAAAACTGTCCAGGTTGTTGATAACGTTTTAAACCATGCAACCTCCAGAGACAGAGATTCTTCTGTAGTAATTGAACTTCCTGTATCAAAGGATAGAGATTCTTCAGTTATTCTTAACGGTCGCACGCTACCAACCACCAACATTGAAATAGATCCTGGATTCGCTGGCCCATTGAGAAATATATTGAGCATCAAGAAAGTACAGCCGGTAGATTGGCAAAAATGGTTGATTCAACAAAAACAAAAGAACAACATTGATATAACTGTTATTGAAAACTGGATCAATAACCAACATGAAGTATTAAAACTAGACCAAAGTATTATAGAGGCATGGATAATGCAACAACAAAACTCAAATCCAAGCTTTTTGTACAACTGGATGATTAGGAAACAGATACCCAATATGTTAAACGAAAACGGACCAATGGTAGAATCACCTTTGAATGGAAAAGGACCAATGATGGAACCAACTGGGAAATTAAATGTAGAAAAAGCAACTCCAGAAGTTTGGCAACGATGGGTAAtacaacaaaaacaacagaaCAACGTTGATTTAAATGTTATCGAAAACTGGATCAACCAGCAACACCAGGTATTAAAACAAGATGTAGGAGACTTGGAAGGATGGATCATCCAGCAACAAAGGATGAATCCTAGCTTTTTGTACAATTGGATAATCAGGAAAGAGGTTCCTCAAATTTCCTCCCAATGGTTTGTCCAAAGTAAAGAAGTTGAAGAACCTGAAGTTTCACAACTATACGTAAATGGACAAATGGTTGAAAGCGTAGAACCAAGTGTTTGGCAGCAATGGTTAATtgcacaaaaacaaaaatataacatcGATATAAGCGTTATAGAAAACTGGATAAATCAACAACACCAACAAATGAAGTTGGATGTTGGATACTTGGAAGGGTGGATCATGCAACAACAAAACGCCAATGCTAACTTCTTGGTCAACTGGATCATCAAAAGACAAGTTCCCAGTTTTTCATACCAATGGAAAATGGTACGCATGGTTTCACAACCACAAAATAGCGGCACTTTCCACGTTTGGATCAACAATAGAAGCGTAGAGAAAGTTTCCCCTGAGGTTTGGAAACAATGGGTCAGTGAACAACAAAGGAACGGCATGGATATGAGTCTTGTAGAGAGAAACATCAACCAATGGCACGAATCACTGAAGGTAGATCTTGCATATTTGGAAGCATGGGTAATGCAAGAACAACAAGCTGACTCCAAATTTTTGTATAGATGGACAGTCGAGAGAAAAATCCCCGCTATCTCTTACAAGTGGAAGATGGAAAGTCAGAGAGTACAACCTGTAGTCACAAGCAGCTCTTCACATACCTACACCTGGAAAGTACAAAAGCAAACACAACAGTAG
- the LOC126888447 gene encoding uncharacterized protein LOC126888447 isoform X22, with translation MKLKILISSFLLVGISQAALLGRQGILAQTANKLGLGNIISVNADAEANLLGNKVGVDGAVGIGGQGIGAHLSGDADVLGQKVNVHGDVLDGHAIDQHNHEVFRDNRGRQYTLQRQYIGSNSVLVRKYLDNGQIYVDGADQDNVLQHSQSGRVVISGNSGSNGGYMQQGGLLINRVPNINVIATSRDRDATVRIPLTGHLPNGIVELDPGFSGPWGNMKLDPGFAGPWRNMLLNIKRVSPLEWQEWLLEQKQRNRNLDLTLIEQWINQQHLLLKVDTAVIEGWIMQQQKSNPNFLYNWIINHQVPNLLGNMRLPGYIPDMRTWDGKMRLPTEQKVTPQVWQQWVIQQKQTNNVDLSAIENWIQQQQKTLNLNADSLEGWIMQQQQSNPSFLYNWTVKKQVPNLSVDFGKNILDQLKNGADKTVEVVNGVLRLPTSTNTDSVIPVDENGNIVLGGRPRDSSVVLDFGKNVLDQVKNGDDKTVEVINDVLTRPTSRDRDASVVLGGNDRPVLVDRPTFDLPTSRDRDATVVIGGNDRPILDLPTSRDRDATVVIGGNDRPLLDRPTSRDRDATVVLGGNERPVVLDRPTFDLPTSRDRDATVVIGGNDRPLLDRPTSRDRDATVVLGGNDRPVVLDRPTFDLPTSRDRDATVVVGGNDRPLLDLPTSRDRDATVVARGNDRPVVLERPTFDLPTSRDRDATVVIGGNDRPLLDLPTSRDRDATVVVGGNDRPVVLERPTFDLPTSRDRDATVVIGGNDRPLLDRPTSRDRDATVVLGGNDRPVVLDRPTFDLPTSRDRDATVVVGGNDRPLLDLPTSRDRDATVVIGGNDRPLLDRPTSRDRDATVVLGGNDRPVVLDRPTFDLPTSRDRDATVVVGGNDRPLLDLPTSRDRDATVVIGGNDRPLLDRPTSRDRDATVVLGGNDRPVVLDRPTFDLPTSRDRDATVVVGGNDRPLLDLPTSRDRDATVVIGGNDRPLLDRPTSRDRDATVVLGGNDRPVLDRPTSRDRDATVVLGGNDRPVLDRPTSRDRDATVVLGGNDRPVVLDRPTFDLPTSRDRDATVVIGGNDRPLLDLPTSRDRDATVVLGGNDRPVVLDRPTFDLPTSRDRDATVVISGNDRPLFERPTSRDRDASVVLDLGKNVLNNIKNGADKTVQVVDNVLNHATSRDRDSSVVIELPVSKDRDSSVILNGRTLPTTNIEIDPGFAGPLRNILSIKKVQPVDWQKWLIQQKQKNNIDITVIENWINNQHEVLKLDQSIIEAWIMQQQNSNPSFLYNWMIRKQIPNMLNENGPMVESPLNGKGPMMEPTGKLNVEKATPEVWQRWVIQQKQQNNVDLNVIENWINQQHQVLKQDVGDLEGWIIQQQRMNPSFLYNWIIRKEVPQISSQWFVQSKEVEEPEVSQLYVNGQMVESVEPSVWQQWLIAQKQKYNIDISVIENWINQQHQQMKLDVGYLEGWIMQQQNANANFLVNWIIKRQVPSFSYQWKMVRMVSQPQNSGTFHVWINNRSVEKVSPEVWKQWVSEQQRNGMDMSLVERNINQWHESLKVDLAYLEAWVMQEQQADSKFLYRWTVERKIPAISYKWKMESQRVQPVVTSSSSHTYTWKVQKQTQQ, from the exons aGACAACAGAGGCCGTCAATACACCCTTCAACGTCAGTACATCGGTTCCAACTCCGTCTTGGTCAGAAAATACTTGGACAATGGACAAATTTACGTCGATGGTGCAGACCAAGATAATGTATTGCAACATTCTCAGTCCGGTAGGGTTGTAATTAGCGGAAACAGTGGCTCCAATGGTGGATATATGCAACAAGGAGGACTCCTTATTAATCGAGTACCAAATATAAATGTTATTGCTACATCTAGAGATAGGGACGCAACAGTTCGTATACCACTTACAGGTCATTTACCAAATGGTATTGTAGAACTAGATCCCGGTTTCTCTGGACCATGGGGAAATATGAAACTAGATCCCGGTTTCGCAGGTCCATGGAGAAATATGCTTTTGAATATTAAGAGAGTATCACCTCTAGAGTGGCAAGAATGGCTGCTTGAACAAAAACAAAGGAACAGAAACCTTGATTTAACTCTTATTGAACAATGGATTAATCAACAACATTTATTATTGAAGGTAGACACTGCAGTTATAGAAGGATGGATCATGCAGCAACAAAAATCTAACCCTAACTTCTTGTATAACTGGATCATTAATCACCAGGTTCCTAATCTTTTAGGCAACATGAGGCTGCCAGGTTATATTCCAGACATGAGAACTTGGGACGGAAAAATGAGACTACCAACAGAGCAAAAAGTAACACCACAAGTTTGGCAACAGTGGGTAATTCAGCAAAAGCAAACGAACAACGTTGATTTATCTGCTATCGAAAACTGGATCCAGCAGCAACAAAAGACATTGAATCTGAATGCTGACTCTTTGGAGGGTTGGATTATGCAGCAACAACAGTCAAATCCTAGCTTTTTATACAACTGGACAGTCAAGAAACAGGTTCCTAACCTATCAGTTGACTTTGGTAAAAATATTCTAGATCAGCTTAAGAATGGCGCTGATAAGACAGTTGAAGTTGTTAATGGTGTTTTGAGACTTCCAACATCCACAAATACAGACTCAGTTATTCCAGTTGATGAGAATGGTAACATTGTTCTAGGCGGCCGTCCAAGAGACAGTTCTGTAGTGCTCGATTTTGGTAAAAATGTCTTAGATCAAGTAAAGAATGGTGATGATAAAACCGTCGAAGTTATCAACGATGTTTTAACACGCCCAACATCCAGAGATAGAGACGCATCTGTAGTCCTTGGAGGTAATGACCGACCTGTTCTTGTTGACCGTCCAACATTTGACCTTCCAACATCCAGAGACAGAGATGCAACTGTTGTTATTGGAGGTAATGACAGACCTATTCTTGATCTCCCAACTTCCAGAGACAGAGACGCAACTGTTGTTATTGGAGGTAATGACAGACCACTTCTTGACCGTCCAACATCCAGAGATAGAGATGCAACTGTAGTCCTAGGAGGTAATGAAAGACCTGTTGTTCTTGACCGTCCAACATTTGACCTCCCAACGTCAAGAGACAGAGATGCAACCGTAGTTATTGGAGGTAATGACAGACCTCTTCTTGACCGTCCAACATCCAGAGATAGAGATGCAACTGTAGTCCTAGGAGGTAATGACAGACCTGTTGTTCTTGACCGTCCAACATTTGACCTCCCAACGTCAAGAGACAGAGATGCAACCGTAGTTGTCGGAGGTAATGACAGACCTCTTCTTGACCTTCCAACATCCAGAGACAGAGATGCAACCGTAGTTGCCAGAGGTAATGACAGACCTGTTGTTCTTGAACGTCCAACATTTGACCTCCCAACGTCAAGAGACAGAGATGCAACCGTAGTTATTGGAGGTAATGACAGAC CTCTTCTTGACCTTCCAACATCCAGAGACAGAGATGCAACCGTAGTTGTTGGAGGTAATGACAGACCTGTTGTTCTTGAACGTCCAACATTTGACCTCCCAACATCCAGAGACAGAGATGCAACTGTAGTTATTGGAGGTAATGACAGACCTCTTCTTGACCGTCCAACATCCAGAGATAGAGATGCAACTGTAGTCCTAGGAGGTAATGACAGACCTGTTGTTCTTGACCGTCCAACATTTGACCTCCCAACGTCAAGAGACAGAGATGCAACCGTAGTTGTCGGAGGTAATGACAGACCTCTTCTTGACCTTCCAACATCCAGAGATAGAGACGCAACCGTTGTCATTGGAGGTAATGATAGACCCCTTCTTGACCGTCCAACATCCAGAGATAGAGACGCAACTGTAGTCCTTGGAGGTAATGACAGAC CTGTTGTTCTTGACCGTCCAACATTTGACCTCCCAACATCCAGAGACAGAGATGCAACCGTAGTTGTCGGAGGCAATGACAGACCTCTTCTTGATCTTCCAACATCCAGAGATAGAGATGCAACTGTAGTTATTGGAGGTAATGACAGACCTCTTCTTGACCGTCCAACATCCAGAGATAGAGATGCAACTGTAGTCCTAGGAGGTAATGACAGACCTGTTGTTCTTGACCGTCCAACATTTGACCTCCCAACGTCAAGAGACAGAGATGCAACCGTAGTTGTCGGAGGTAATGACAGACCTCTTCTTGACCTTCCAACATCCAGAGATAGAGACGCAACCGTTGTCATTGGAGGTAATGATAGACCCCTTCTTGACCGTCCAACATCCAGAGATAGAGACGCAACTGTAGTCCTTGGAGGTAATGACAGACCTGTTCTTGACCGTCCAACATCCAGAGATAGAGATGCAACTGTAGTCCTTGGAGGTAATGACAGAC CTGTTCTTGACCGTCCAACATCCAGAGATAGAGATGCAACTGTAGTCCTTGGAGGTAATGACAGACCTGTTGTTCTTGACCGTCCAACATTTGACCTCCCAACATCCAGAGACAGAGATGCAACTGTTGTTATTGGAGGTAATGATAGACCTCTTCTTGATCTTCCAACATCCAGAGATAGAGATGCAACTGTAGTCCTTGGAGGTAATGACAGACCTGTTGTTCTTGACCGTCCAACATTTGACCTACCAACATCCAGAGATAGAGACGCAACTGTTGTAATTAGTGGTAATGACAGACCTCTTTTTGAGCGCCCCACATCCAGAGATAGAGATGCTTCTGTTGTCCTAGATTTAggtaaaaatgttttaaataacattaaaaatggTGCTGACAAAACTGTCCAGGTTGTTGATAACGTTTTAAACCATGCAACCTCCAGAGACAGAGATTCTTCTGTAGTAATTGAACTTCCTGTATCAAAGGATAGAGATTCTTCAGTTATTCTTAACGGTCGCACGCTACCAACCACCAACATTGAAATAGATCCTGGATTCGCTGGCCCATTGAGAAATATATTGAGCATCAAGAAAGTACAGCCGGTAGATTGGCAAAAATGGTTGATTCAACAAAAACAAAAGAACAACATTGATATAACTGTTATTGAAAACTGGATCAATAACCAACATGAAGTATTAAAACTAGACCAAAGTATTATAGAGGCATGGATAATGCAACAACAAAACTCAAATCCAAGCTTTTTGTACAACTGGATGATTAGGAAACAGATACCCAATATGTTAAACGAAAACGGACCAATGGTAGAATCACCTTTGAATGGAAAAGGACCAATGATGGAACCAACTGGGAAATTAAATGTAGAAAAAGCAACTCCAGAAGTTTGGCAACGATGGGTAAtacaacaaaaacaacagaaCAACGTTGATTTAAATGTTATCGAAAACTGGATCAACCAGCAACACCAGGTATTAAAACAAGATGTAGGAGACTTGGAAGGATGGATCATCCAGCAACAAAGGATGAATCCTAGCTTTTTGTACAATTGGATAATCAGGAAAGAGGTTCCTCAAATTTCCTCCCAATGGTTTGTCCAAAGTAAAGAAGTTGAAGAACCTGAAGTTTCACAACTATACGTAAATGGACAAATGGTTGAAAGCGTAGAACCAAGTGTTTGGCAGCAATGGTTAATtgcacaaaaacaaaaatataacatcGATATAAGCGTTATAGAAAACTGGATAAATCAACAACACCAACAAATGAAGTTGGATGTTGGATACTTGGAAGGGTGGATCATGCAACAACAAAACGCCAATGCTAACTTCTTGGTCAACTGGATCATCAAAAGACAAGTTCCCAGTTTTTCATACCAATGGAAAATGGTACGCATGGTTTCACAACCACAAAATAGCGGCACTTTCCACGTTTGGATCAACAATAGAAGCGTAGAGAAAGTTTCCCCTGAGGTTTGGAAACAATGGGTCAGTGAACAACAAAGGAACGGCATGGATATGAGTCTTGTAGAGAGAAACATCAACCAATGGCACGAATCACTGAAGGTAGATCTTGCATATTTGGAAGCATGGGTAATGCAAGAACAACAAGCTGACTCCAAATTTTTGTATAGATGGACAGTCGAGAGAAAAATCCCCGCTATCTCTTACAAGTGGAAGATGGAAAGTCAGAGAGTACAACCTGTAGTCACAAGCAGCTCTTCACATACCTACACCTGGAAAGTACAAAAGCAAACACAACAGTAG